Proteins encoded within one genomic window of Triticum aestivum cultivar Chinese Spring chromosome 2D, IWGSC CS RefSeq v2.1, whole genome shotgun sequence:
- the LOC123048680 gene encoding protein ATAF2, with product MAMAQGQGAATSLPPGFRFHPTDEELILHYLRNRAAAAPCPVPIIADVDIYKFDPWDLPSQAVYGDCEWYFFSPRDRKYPNGIRPNRAAGSGYWKATGTDKPIHDAATGQGVGVKKALVFYKGRPPKGTKTAWIMHEYRLAADPLAAAVNTYKPIKFRNVSMRLDDWVLCRIYKKTGLASPMVPPLSDYDHMADHDDLSGGGSTFDDAACSFYAHSSSSSSACGTMITQQQPHAGRLPTIPSFSELFDDYSLAQILDAEAEHGATHHLAVHPSLNQLLPVGDSAHGVQPSYYAPSSSSPDGSGGSAGKRKAASPEESSAKRLNGSCFDAPPQSATGWQAAASVLGGLSHQMLPQF from the exons ATGGCGATGGCGCAGGGGCAGGGGGCGGCAACGTCGCTGCCGCCGGGGTTCCGGTTCCACCCGACGGACGAGGAGCTCATCCTGCACTACCTCcgcaaccgcgccgccgccgcgccgtgccCCGTCCCCATCATCGCCGACGTCGACATCTACAAGTTCGATCCATGGGACCTCCCTT CCCAGGCGGTGTACGGCGACTGCGAGTGGTACTTCTTCAGCCCGCGGGACCGCAAGTACCCCAACGGCATCCGCCCCAACCGCGCCGCCGGGTCCGGCTATTGGAAGGCCACCGGCACCGACAAGCCCATCCACGACGCCGCCACCGGCCAGGGCGTCGGCGTCAAGAAGGCGCTCGTCTTCTACAAGGGCCGCCCGCCCAAGGGCACCAAGACCGCCTGGATCATGCACGAGTaccgcctcgccgccgaccccctcgccgccgccgtcaacACCTACAAGCCCATCAAGTTCCGCAACGTCTCCATGAGG TTGGATGACTGGGTGCTCTGCCGGATCTACAAGAAGACCGGCCTGGCGTCGCCGATGGTGCCGCCGCTGTCCGACTACGACCACATGGCCGACCACGACGACCTCTCCGGCGGCGGCAGCACCTTCGACGACGCCGCCTGCAGCTTCTACGcgcactccagcagcagcagcagcgcctgCGGAACCATGATCACGCAGCAGCAGCCGCACGCCGGGAGGCTCCCCACGATCCCGTCCTTCTCCGAGCTCTTCGACGACTACTCGCTCGCGCAGATCCTCGACGCCGAGGCCGAGCACGGCGCCACCCACCACCTCGCCGTCCACCCCTCCCTGAACCAGCTCCTCCCCGTCGGCGACAGCGCGCACGGAGTGCAGCCGTCGTACTACGcgccgtcgtcgtcatcgccgGACGGCAGCGGCGGGAGCGCGGGGAAACGCAAGGCGGCGAGCCCGGAAGAATCATCGGCCAAGAGGCTCAACGGGTCGTGCTTCGACGCGCCGCCGCAGTCGGCGACCGGCTGGCAGGCGGCGGCGTCGGTGCTGGGCGGCCTCAGCCATCAGATGCTTCCTCAGTTCTAA